The DNA sequence GGTCCGCTCCCGCTCTTGGTCGCGGGGGGTCCGGCAGCAGTGTTCGAGCCACAAACCCGCTGCTACCAGCAGTGCCGCGGAAACCACGCCGACCACCGCGGCCCGGGTGTCGAGAACCGCGGCGACGAGTTCGTCACGTCGGGGAAAAAGGTAGGCGAACGCCGCCAGCCAAGCACCCGTCATGAACGCGCCGGCGAGTGACGAAGCCTTCGCCAAGGCCACCGATCGGGCGATCCCGATCGCGGCAACGACGCGGCCGCCCTTGATCCGGGACCGAACGACGAATGCGAGCACGGCCTCGATCACGGCGAGCACCGCGAACGTGACGCCGGCGAGCGTCGGCAGCTGGGGCAGCGAGCCGTAGGCCGCCTGGAAGAGCAGATAGCCGAGGACCAGGCCGAGTACCCCGGCCACCACCAGGTCCCGGGGCCGGGTGAAGTGCATGTCCCAACCGTACCGGGGCTCGCCTCCGCGCACCCGGACCCGCGCATAGCCTTGACTCTCCACCGACTGGAGACATCACCATGCGTCTTGTGGGTACCACCGCGATCTTCACCATCGGCGAGCTGGCCAGGCGCACGGGCCTGCCGGTCAAGACCATCCGGTTCTACTCGGACGAGGGCCTGCTGCCCCCGACCGACCGGACGGACGCCGGCTACCGGCTCTACGACGCCACGGCCATGGCCCGGCTGGAGCTGGTCCGCACCCTGCGCGAGCTCGGCCTCGGGCTCGCCGACGTCGAAGCCGCCCTGTCGCGTTCCACGACGGTCGGCGAGCTGGCGAACCGGCACGTCGAGGCGCTCGACGAGCAGATCCGGCGGCTGCGGCTGCGCCGGGCGGTGCTGCGCGCGGTGGCCAAGCGTGATTCCGAGCTGGAGGAAGTGAACCTGATGAACCGTCTCGCGTCGATGTCCGACGAGGAGCGCAAGCGGCTGGTCGACGAGTTCTGGGACGAGATGGTCTCGGGGCTGGAGATCGATCCGCAGTTCTACGCGCGGATGCGCGCCGGGAAGCCCGAGCTGCCGGACGACCCGTCGCCCGAGCAGCTGGAGGCCTGGATCGAGTTCGCCGAGCTCGTCCAGGACCCGGCGTTCCGGACCTTGATCCGCGCGATGAGCGAAACGCAGGCCCGGCAGATCGCGGACGGGGAGTTCCACCCGCCCGCCGACGCCTGGCAGCAGCACTGGCCGAGCTGGGTTTCGCGCGCCGAAGCGGCGCTGGCGGCCGGGGAGGCACCGACGTCGGAGACGGGGCAAACGCTTGCGGCCGACATCGCGACGGCCACCGCCCGCGCCGGCCAGGACCCGGCGGCCCCGGGGTTCCGCGCCGAGATGGCGGACCGCTTCGCCGCGAGCGGCGACCCGCGGGCCGAGCGCTACTGGCAGCTGCTGGCGACCATCAACGGCTGGCCGCCGGTCCCGACGGCCCAGCCCGCGGTGCGGTTCATGATCGCCGCGCTGCGCGGCTGACCGCACGAGGACCGCAGTTCGGCGACGAACCGGGGGTGGCCGGTAACGGACACCTCCGGTTCACCGATCTTTTATGCCTGCAAGTCGAGATCGGTCCGGCGGACCGACTCGACGTCCGACGCCGGCCGCGCGGCCAGCAGCGTGGCCAGCGAGCCGTGGCCGGGCAGGACCGCGTCCGGCTCGATCTCCAGCCACGGGACCAGCACGCTCGCCCGCTCCGGCGTGCCCGGGTGCGGCAGCAGCAGCTCCGGGTCCGCGGAGGTGACACCGTCCACCGTGACGACGTCGACGTCCAGCGTCCGCGGCCCCCACCGCAGCTCGCGCACCCGCCCGGCCGCCTGCTCGGCGGCCTGGCCGGTGCGCAGCCACGCCCAGTGGTCACGGCCCGGGTCGTCGACGACGCAGACGACGTTGAGGAAGTCCGGCTGGTCCTCGACGCCCCAGGCCTTGGTCTCGTACACACTCGACACCGCGACCAGCGCGGGCCGGACGGCGTCCAGCGCGAGCCGCAGGAAGCCGAGCCGGTCGCCGAGGTTGGACCCGAGCGAGAGGACCGCCCGGCTCATCGGTCGCGCCGGACCGTGACGGCGACGTCGTCGAAGGTCAGAGGGATCGGCGCCGACGGTTTGTGGACGGTCACCTCGACCGCGGCCGGCCGCTCGTCGCGCATGACCGCGTCGGCGATCGTGCCGGCGACCTTCTCGATCAGGTCGTACGGCTCCCCGGCGACGATCCCGGCGGCCAGCTCCGCCAGCTCGCCGTAGTGCAGGGTCTTGGTCAGGTCGTCCGACGCGGCGGCCGGCCCGAGGTCGAGCCACACCGTGATGTCGATGACGAACTCCTGGCCGTCCCGCTTCTCGTGCTCGAACACACCGTGGTGGCCGAACACGCGCAAGCCGGTCAACGTGATCCGGTCAGACATCCGGAGAACCCTTCCACCACGCCGCGGCCACGGTGACCGCGTCCAACGACGCCCCGACCTCGTGCACCCGCACACCCCAGGCTCCGGCGGCCGCGGCCAGCGCCGAAACGGCGGCGGTCGCGTCCTCCCGGCCGTCCGGTGGCCGCGGCGTACCGTCCTTTTCGGACAGCAGCCGGCCGAGGAACCGTTTGCGCGAAGCGCCGACGAGCACCGGGAAACCCAACGAGAGCAGCGAGTCCAGCCCCCGCAGCAACGCCCAGTCGTGCTCGGCGTTCTTCGCGAAGCCGAGCCCGGGATCCAGCACGATCGCGCTCTCGGCCACCCCGGCCGCGA is a window from the Amycolatopsis sp. NBC_00355 genome containing:
- a CDS encoding DUF3180 domain-containing protein, which codes for MHFTRPRDLVVAGVLGLVLGYLLFQAAYGSLPQLPTLAGVTFAVLAVIEAVLAFVVRSRIKGGRVVAAIGIARSVALAKASSLAGAFMTGAWLAAFAYLFPRRDELVAAVLDTRAAVVGVVSAALLVAAGLWLEHCCRTPRDQERERTRGTTG
- a CDS encoding helix-turn-helix domain-containing protein, whose product is MGTTAIFTIGELARRTGLPVKTIRFYSDEGLLPPTDRTDAGYRLYDATAMARLELVRTLRELGLGLADVEAALSRSTTVGELANRHVEALDEQIRRLRLRRAVLRAVAKRDSELEEVNLMNRLASMSDEERKRLVDEFWDEMVSGLEIDPQFYARMRAGKPELPDDPSPEQLEAWIEFAELVQDPAFRTLIRAMSETQARQIADGEFHPPADAWQQHWPSWVSRAEAALAAGEAPTSETGQTLAADIATATARAGQDPAAPGFRAEMADRFAASGDPRAERYWQLLATINGWPPVPTAQPAVRFMIAALRG
- the folK gene encoding 2-amino-4-hydroxy-6-hydroxymethyldihydropteridine diphosphokinase, which gives rise to MSRAVLSLGSNLGDRLGFLRLALDAVRPALVAVSSVYETKAWGVEDQPDFLNVVCVVDDPGRDHWAWLRTGQAAEQAAGRVRELRWGPRTLDVDVVTVDGVTSADPELLLPHPGTPERASVLVPWLEIEPDAVLPGHGSLATLLAARPASDVESVRRTDLDLQA
- the folB gene encoding dihydroneopterin aldolase: MSDRITLTGLRVFGHHGVFEHEKRDGQEFVIDITVWLDLGPAAASDDLTKTLHYGELAELAAGIVAGEPYDLIEKVAGTIADAVMRDERPAAVEVTVHKPSAPIPLTFDDVAVTVRRDR